Proteins encoded together in one Lathyrus oleraceus cultivar Zhongwan6 chromosome 5, CAAS_Psat_ZW6_1.0, whole genome shotgun sequence window:
- the LOC127086192 gene encoding pathogen-related protein encodes MSNIVLKDKYRSILHDEDENIQWRHGGPPTYGLVNQLFEQGRTKEWPEGSLEEIVQNGIKSWEMELSHKIRLQDFKTIVPEKFKLFVNGREGLSAEETLSLGSYNALLKSSLPENLKPYNSNEETFESSHEVFKSAFPRGFAWEVIKVYTGPPEIAFKFRHWGFFEGPFKGHAPNGKIVQFFGLGTLKVDDALKVEEVEIYYDPAELLGGLLSNGDSTKTSPCPFSN; translated from the exons ATGTCAAACATAGTTTTAAAAGACAAGTACAGATCTATTTTGCATGATGAAGATGAGAACATCCAGTGGAGACATGGTGGCCCTCCCACTTATGGTCTTGTCAACCAGCTTTTCGAACAAGGAAGAACCAAA GAATGGCCAGAAGGATCATTGGAGGAAATAGTGCAAAATGGTATTAAGTCATGGGAGATGGAACTCTCTCACAAGATCCGGTTGCAGGACTTCAAGACCATTGTGCCTGAAAAATTTAAGCTCTTTGTTAAtg GCAGAGAGGGACTAAGTGCAGAGGAAACTCTAAGTTTAGGAAGTTATAATGCATTGTTGAAAAGTTCTTTGCCAGAAAATTTGAAGCCATATAATTCAAATGAAGAGACTTTTGAATCCTCTCATGAAGTGTTCAAATCAGCTTTTCCAAGAGGATTTGCATGGGAAGTGATTAAAGTTTACACAGGACCACCTGAAATTGCTTTCAAGTTTAGGCATTGGGGATTCTTTGAAGGTCCATTCAAAGGACATGCCCCTAATGGGAAAATAGTCCAATTCTTTGGCTTGGGAACTCTCAAG GTGGATGATGCTTTGAAGGTTGAAGAGGTGGAAATTTACTATGACCCAGCAGAGTTGCTTGGAGGCCTTCTATCAAATGGAGATAGTACAAAAACTTCACCTTGTCCTTTTTCCAATTAA